CACGTTCGGCGACTTCGTGGAGTTCATGCGGGCGGCCGACCACCACGGCATCGAGGTCATCGTCGACCTGGTGGTCAACCACACCTCCGACCAGCACCCGTGGTTCCAGAAGGCTCGCCAGGACCCCGACTCGGAGTACCGCGACTACTACGTCTGGCGCGACGACCCGCCCGAGAACCCCGACCCCCACCGCGGCCCGGTGTTCCCCGACGTCGAGGACAGCGTCTGGAGCTACGACGAGCAGGCCGAGGCGTTCTACTACCACCGGTTCTACCACTTCCAACCCGACCTCAACACGGCCAACCCCGACGTCCGCGAGGAGATTCGCAAGATAATGGGGTTCTGGCTCGAACTGGGCGTCTCGGGCTTCCGGGTCGACGCCGCGACGCTGATGATAGACAACAAGGGCGGCCTCGAATCCACGAAACTCGACGACCCCCACGGCGTCCTCCGGGACATGCGGTCGTTCGTCGAGCGGCGGGGCGACGACGCCATCCTGCTGGCGGAGGCCGACGACGAACCGTCGAAACTCGCCCACTACTTCGGCAACACGAACGGGAGCGGTCGGCGTTCTCCCGGCGACTACGTGCCGACCGCGCCCGGCGAGAACGCCGACCCGCTCGCGGAACCCGACGCCGACGCCTTCGGCGAGGGCGACGAGATGAACGTCCTGTTGAACTTCCTGGTGTCGGCGTACCTCGTCTCGGCGCTCGCCGAGGAGCGCGCCCAACCCCTCCGTGAGGTCGAGGAACTCCTCCCCGAGATTCCCGACGAGGGCCAGTGGGCCAACTTCCTCCGGAACTACGACGAACTCAACGTCGGCCGCCTCCCGACCGAGCGCCAGCGCGAGGTGTTCGAGACGTTCGCGCCCGACGAGGACATGCGCATCTTCGGCCGGGGCATCCGCCGCCGCCTCGCGCCGATGCTCGCGACCGACGACGGCGACCCCGACCGCGACCGCCTCGAACTCGCCTACAACCTGCTGTTCTCGCTCCCGGGTGCGCCGCTGTTCGTCTACGGCGACGAGATCGGAATGGGCGACGACCTCTCGCTCCCGGGCCGGAACGCGGTCAGGACGCCGATGCAGTGGTCGGCCGAGCGAAACGCCGGCTTCTCGACGGCCGACCCCGAGGACCTGGTTCGGCCCGTCGTCTCGGAGGGACCGTTCCGGTACGAGCGCGTCAACGTCGCCGACCAGCGCGGCGAGTCGGACTCGTTGCTGGGGTGGTTCTCGCGACTGATTCGGGTCCGCAAGGAGTGTCCCGAAATCGGAACCGGCGACTTCGAACTCCTCGAAACCGACGACCCGACCGTCTTCGCCCACCGGATGTCCCGACCCGGCGGCGAGGTCGTCGCGGTCCACAACCTCTCGACCGAACCGACGACCGCGACCCTCGACCTGGGCGGCGTGGCGGTCCGCCTCCTCGGCGAGGTGACGGTCGAGGAGACGGCCGACGGACACCGCTTCGAACTCGGGCGCTACGGCCACTGCTGGGTTCGCGTGGGCGAGAACTGACCCGGCCGGGTCGGT
This genomic window from Halorussus vallis contains:
- a CDS encoding alpha-amylase family protein, encoding MTTKDRWYENAVFYAVDVEAFADADGDGVGDFEGLTNRLDYLSSLGVDCLWLLPFYPSPNRDNGYDVTDYYGIDPRHGTFGDFVEFMRAADHHGIEVIVDLVVNHTSDQHPWFQKARQDPDSEYRDYYVWRDDPPENPDPHRGPVFPDVEDSVWSYDEQAEAFYYHRFYHFQPDLNTANPDVREEIRKIMGFWLELGVSGFRVDAATLMIDNKGGLESTKLDDPHGVLRDMRSFVERRGDDAILLAEADDEPSKLAHYFGNTNGSGRRSPGDYVPTAPGENADPLAEPDADAFGEGDEMNVLLNFLVSAYLVSALAEERAQPLREVEELLPEIPDEGQWANFLRNYDELNVGRLPTERQREVFETFAPDEDMRIFGRGIRRRLAPMLATDDGDPDRDRLELAYNLLFSLPGAPLFVYGDEIGMGDDLSLPGRNAVRTPMQWSAERNAGFSTADPEDLVRPVVSEGPFRYERVNVADQRGESDSLLGWFSRLIRVRKECPEIGTGDFELLETDDPTVFAHRMSRPGGEVVAVHNLSTEPTTATLDLGGVAVRLLGEVTVEETADGHRFELGRYGHCWVRVGEN